CAGGGTTAAGAACTTATATATTGGTTTGTTTAGGGTCAGCTATCATTATGATGACGAATCAATATGTGTTTGTCTCGATGGGTGTTAGTGATCCAACGCGAATGGGGGCACAAGTTGTTAGTGGGATTGGCTTTCTAGGTGCCGGAACTATTTTAGTGACTGATCGAAACCGTGTCAAAGGCTTGACGACGGCAGCCGGTTTGTGGGCTGCAGCCAGTATCGGCTTAGCGGTTGGAATAGGCTTTTATGAAGGTGCGATTATTGGTGGGGTAGCTATTTTACTAACCATGACTGCTTTGCGACCGTTAAAACGTTATATTCAAGGTCACTCAAGCAAATTGGATTGTTTTATCATTGCTGATTCATTAACGAGCTTCAATGGGTTTTTGAAATATTGCTCCGACACCCGAGTTAAAATTATTGATTTGAATTTAGAATCGAATCACGGCATAGAGCTAGATAAAGCTCATGGGGTTGTCTATTATGTATCGGTTGACTTGAATAATTTTATTAAACAAGCTGAATTTATCGATGCGGTGAAGCATTTAAAGGGCATTAATTATTTTGAAGAGATTACTGATGAATAAAGTGACGCAAAGATATTTACTTTGGGTATGGGTTAGTGTATGCTAAAAGTAAAGAAAAGTAAAGGGGTTTGCTTTTATGGATTATAAACAAAAATTAATTATTTCAGCTAAATTAAGTTCAAAAAATCAAATTACGATCCCACGTGAAATTCGTGCAAAACTAGGCATTCAGATGCATGACGAAATTGCCTTTGAGATTCTTGAGAGTGGGCATATTCTTTTAAAGAAGAAAATAATCGATGATTTTTGGAGTCAGGTCGCTGAACATCAAGCACAATATGGTCTGTTTGAAGATGATGCGGTTGACTGGGGTGCGGATATGGGTGATGAGGTTATTGACTAATGAAACAATATCATTTAGGTGAGGTCGTTTATGTTGATCTAAATCCAACTAAAGGGGTTGAGGCCAATAAAAAACGACCTTGTGTTATTGTGAGTAATGATCAATATAATCAGTATTTAAACACCGTGATTATTGCTCCCATAAGTAATGCTGCTAAGTATGTCAATGACCCAAAATATTCTAAAGCGCCTATGTTTATCCGAATTCCTGAAAACGATGTGGTGACTGGCACCATTTTGTTGCAACATTTACGCTGTGTCGACCCTAAAGTTCGGATAACAGGTCATTCTTTATATAAGTTACCTGATGAGTATATTAAGCAAATTCAGGCAGTCATTAAAAATTTCTTTTAACTTGTCG
This window of the Fundicoccus culcitae genome carries:
- a CDS encoding AbrB/MazE/SpoVT family DNA-binding domain-containing protein → MDYKQKLIISAKLSSKNQITIPREIRAKLGIQMHDEIAFEILESGHILLKKKIIDDFWSQVAEHQAQYGLFEDDAVDWGADMGDEVID
- a CDS encoding type II toxin-antitoxin system PemK/MazF family toxin, giving the protein MKQYHLGEVVYVDLNPTKGVEANKKRPCVIVSNDQYNQYLNTVIIAPISNAAKYVNDPKYSKAPMFIRIPENDVVTGTILLQHLRCVDPKVRITGHSLYKLPDEYIKQIQAVIKNFF
- a CDS encoding MgtC/SapB family protein, yielding MALNLYELNTVTILVRMLLAILIGGLLGVERGYQHRTAGLRTYILVCLGSAIIMMTNQYVFVSMGVSDPTRMGAQVVSGIGFLGAGTILVTDRNRVKGLTTAAGLWAAASIGLAVGIGFYEGAIIGGVAILLTMTALRPLKRYIQGHSSKLDCFIIADSLTSFNGFLKYCSDTRVKIIDLNLESNHGIELDKAHGVVYYVSVDLNNFIKQAEFIDAVKHLKGINYFEEITDE